The proteins below come from a single Candidatus Cloacimonadota bacterium genomic window:
- the cas1 gene encoding CRISPR-associated endonuclease Cas1, with product MELHLNTYGSALRKKDDMFEVFVNDKKLKVAPQKISSIVISNAVQISSDAIQLAMDHNIDVVMLDQYGNPYARVWFPKIGSTVLIRRRQLEMLSDAVGLDFIKRWICLKIMNQYRFVKTLFSKRNWISEEDNQRMELMRNYAVSIFNADGNLEELSPLIMGLEGSASRVYFSLLAMMLPDPWKFSGRSSRPAKDAFNAFLNYAYGILYSKTEKALVIAGLDPYIGLLHSDNYNKKSFVFDFIENYRILADEPVFYMFTRSKCKPEYLESVYKGVALSTEGKKFFAPYFLEYLDQIIRYRNKNRKQIDMIQTDAHAFANFLIGKKDNYLEASVCRKFENFINPHTGDVSSEEEDC from the coding sequence ATGGAACTTCACCTAAATACATACGGCTCTGCTTTACGTAAAAAAGATGACATGTTTGAAGTATTCGTCAACGATAAAAAGCTGAAAGTAGCGCCGCAGAAAATAAGTAGCATAGTGATTTCCAATGCCGTGCAGATCAGCTCGGACGCAATACAATTGGCAATGGATCACAATATTGACGTGGTGATGCTGGATCAATATGGCAATCCTTATGCCAGGGTATGGTTTCCCAAAATTGGCAGCACGGTACTGATTCGCAGGCGCCAATTGGAAATGCTCTCTGATGCTGTGGGCTTAGATTTCATAAAACGCTGGATTTGTCTGAAGATAATGAATCAATACCGATTTGTAAAAACTCTATTCTCAAAAAGGAACTGGATCTCCGAAGAAGATAATCAAAGAATGGAACTGATGCGGAATTATGCGGTTTCCATTTTCAATGCTGATGGCAATCTGGAAGAGCTATCACCGTTAATTATGGGCTTGGAGGGAAGCGCATCGAGAGTGTATTTTTCTTTGTTAGCAATGATGCTACCAGATCCATGGAAGTTTTCAGGAAGAAGTTCAAGGCCTGCTAAAGATGCTTTCAACGCCTTTTTGAACTATGCCTACGGAATTCTGTATTCCAAAACGGAAAAGGCATTGGTGATAGCGGGCTTGGATCCCTACATTGGTTTGTTGCACAGCGATAACTACAACAAGAAGAGCTTTGTCTTCGACTTCATCGAAAACTACAGAATCCTTGCCGATGAACCTGTGTTTTACATGTTTACCAGAAGTAAGTGCAAACCCGAATATCTGGAATCCGTGTACAAAGGAGTAGCCCTTAGTACAGAAGGGAAAAAATTCTTCGCTCCATATTTTTTGGAGTACCTCGATCAGATTATCCGATACAGAAATAAAAACCGAAAACAGATAGATATGATCCAAACTGATGCTCATGCTTTTGCAAACTTCCTGATCGGGAAAAAAGATAACTATCTGGAAGCATCTGTGTGCCGAAAGTTTGAGAACTTCATTAATCCACATACCGGTGATGTGTCTAGCGAGGAGGAGGATTGTTAA
- the cas2 gene encoding CRISPR-associated endonuclease Cas2, whose translation MLTWVMYDIVKDKARNKVVKCCERAGIYRVQYSVWLGEMNKTQIKELSSMIEDLLNPDQDKVYIFPMCREDFNACILLGQAFERKLITDEIKALFT comes from the coding sequence TTGTTAACCTGGGTAATGTACGACATTGTGAAAGACAAAGCCAGGAATAAAGTGGTTAAATGCTGTGAAAGAGCAGGAATCTACCGGGTTCAATACTCAGTATGGTTGGGAGAAATGAATAAAACTCAGATCAAAGAACTAAGCAGCATGATCGAAGACCTATTAAATCCCGATCAAGACAAAGTATATATTTTCCCCATGTGCCGAGAAGATTTCAACGCCTGCATTTTACTGGGTCAAGCCTTTGAACGAAAACTAATTACCGATGAGATCAAAGCTCTCTTTACCTGA